A single Saccharolobus shibatae B12 DNA region contains:
- a CDS encoding MFS transporter: protein MDRVSIFSLIVSRVLRSLSAGIIFVILPYLVLVELKYSSLILGFTYTAGTFATAIFGLGVGYLADLYGRKNSLILASFLLPLSALLIFLNHSLIALFVASALGGYSATGAVAGGGIGGIVAPIQNALITELTENENRTFYFSLFTFLSGISASVGSLIAGLFNSEQGFLIAIIMGFLSVLALLPIRAKNIRAKSASLKNKVVIGKFSITGLLNGISVGLITPFLIPFFILVYHTPKSEMSIYTFASSLIASTLILIAPFLDKKMGFVMSIAITRGIGAVLSIMMPLIRIFPISLGIYLILPAMRILAMPIQQRAMTEMVSQDEVGRAMGINQVTRLAASSGSTGLTGYLFSESQIDLPFLASGIIMALNIYMYYKFFGGKNEVNRPSRGSSLLKPSGD from the coding sequence ATGGACAGGGTTAGCATTTTTTCACTAATAGTCTCAAGGGTTTTAAGAAGTTTATCAGCTGGTATAATATTCGTTATCTTACCTTACCTTGTTTTAGTTGAGTTGAAATACTCATCATTAATCTTGGGATTTACATACACTGCTGGTACTTTTGCTACGGCAATATTTGGCTTAGGTGTAGGTTACCTTGCAGACTTGTATGGAAGGAAAAATTCCCTAATCCTAGCTTCGTTTCTCCTACCCTTAAGTGCTTTACTCATATTCCTAAATCACTCCCTAATAGCACTTTTTGTCGCATCAGCATTAGGAGGGTATTCAGCAACTGGAGCAGTTGCTGGTGGAGGAATCGGGGGAATTGTTGCCCCTATACAAAACGCCCTAATTACTGAGCTAACCGAGAACGAGAATAGAACATTTTACTTCTCTCTTTTCACATTTCTATCTGGGATATCCGCTTCAGTTGGCTCACTTATAGCCGGGTTATTTAATTCAGAGCAAGGATTTTTGATTGCTATAATAATGGGATTTTTGTCAGTTCTCGCACTACTCCCCATAAGGGCTAAAAACATAAGGGCTAAGTCCGCGTCATTGAAAAACAAAGTAGTAATAGGAAAGTTCTCGATTACAGGATTATTAAATGGTATATCTGTAGGTCTAATAACTCCATTCCTAATTCCGTTCTTCATCCTCGTGTATCATACACCGAAATCTGAGATGTCAATCTACACTTTCGCAAGCAGCCTTATCGCTTCCACACTAATCCTCATAGCACCATTTTTGGATAAGAAAATGGGATTTGTGATGAGCATAGCTATTACTAGAGGTATAGGAGCAGTTCTTTCAATTATGATGCCCCTTATAAGGATCTTCCCAATATCTTTAGGAATTTACTTGATCCTTCCTGCCATGAGAATACTAGCAATGCCTATACAACAAAGGGCTATGACGGAAATGGTAAGCCAAGATGAGGTGGGTAGAGCAATGGGGATTAATCAAGTAACTAGATTGGCAGCATCCTCTGGTTCAACTGGCTTAACGGGTTACCTATTCTCAGAATCGCAGATTGACTTGCCGTTCTTGGCATCTGGTATCATAATGGCTTTAAATATTTACATGTACTATAAATTCTTTGGAGGCAAAAATGAAGTTAATAGACCTTCACGAGGATCTAGCCTACTCAAACCAAGTGGGGATTGA
- a CDS encoding KaiC domain-containing protein yields MKRVKTYIPGLDEILYGGIPERHIVLVSGGPGTGKSILGKQFLYNGLTKGEGGVFVALEEHPVSVRRSFEHFKWDVRKYEREGKFAIIDAFTGGIGSAAQREKYVVKNIDDVKELSENIRAAIKDTNASRIVVDSVSTLYLTKPAMARSIVMQLKRVISGLGCTAIFVSQVSVGERGFGGPGVEHAVDGIIRLDLDEVEGVMYRSIIVWKMRDTKISMVRHPMDITDNGISVQWDKYLKMSNWSVSIQPLPQKDVDEMRKAVEEAEKEVEVKVEEEED; encoded by the coding sequence ATGAAAAGAGTAAAGACATATATACCTGGGCTTGATGAAATCCTTTACGGTGGAATTCCGGAAAGACATATAGTATTAGTTTCGGGTGGACCGGGAACTGGTAAATCAATTCTAGGAAAACAATTCCTATATAACGGGTTAACAAAGGGTGAAGGAGGGGTATTTGTAGCCTTAGAGGAACATCCCGTCTCTGTACGTAGAAGCTTTGAGCACTTTAAATGGGATGTGAGAAAATATGAAAGGGAAGGGAAATTCGCAATAATTGACGCATTTACAGGTGGAATTGGCAGTGCCGCACAAAGGGAGAAGTACGTTGTGAAGAACATAGATGATGTGAAGGAGTTATCAGAAAACATTAGAGCTGCAATAAAGGATACAAATGCTAGTAGAATCGTTGTGGACTCAGTAAGTACACTTTACTTAACGAAACCAGCGATGGCTAGGAGTATTGTAATGCAATTGAAGAGAGTTATTTCCGGTCTAGGATGTACTGCGATTTTCGTAAGTCAAGTTTCAGTTGGGGAAAGGGGATTTGGTGGGCCAGGTGTGGAACACGCAGTTGATGGTATAATAAGGTTAGACCTTGATGAAGTTGAGGGTGTAATGTATAGGTCAATTATAGTTTGGAAGATGAGGGATACTAAGATATCAATGGTTAGGCACCCAATGGATATAACCGATAACGGAATTTCAGTACAATGGGATAAGTACTTGAAGATGAGCAATTGGTCAGTCTCAATACAACCATTACCGCAAAAGGATGTTGATGAGATGAGAAAGGCAGTAGAAGAAGCTGAAAAGGAAGTGGAAGTAAAGGTAGAAGAAGAGGAGGATTAG
- a CDS encoding undecaprenyl-diphosphate phosphatase — protein MDYILIGVILGIVQGISEWIPISSKTQVLIVSSTLLGLSFSVAYSFGLFMEIGTIAAAIIYFRREISGLLKALVRMSSRREDYLLLKFLVIVTIITGLVGVPLYLFVISLPILGLPMTVLGVVLLIDGIVIYLSRNNYFPRKGLHDLKLRDIIIVGIAQGLAALPGVSRSGMTTSALILLGVKPEEAFKLSFISLIPAALGAIGVTVLFSKHEVSQAVHSVSLSGLLISIVVATFVSIFFINALLRFARTNKVVVLVIILGIIAIISGILSSIA, from the coding sequence ATGGATTACATATTAATTGGCGTAATCCTAGGAATCGTACAAGGAATAAGTGAGTGGATACCAATAAGTAGTAAAACTCAAGTATTAATTGTCTCATCAACTCTTTTAGGTCTTTCCTTCAGCGTAGCATACTCCTTTGGCCTATTCATGGAAATTGGGACAATTGCCGCTGCAATAATCTACTTCAGAAGGGAGATTTCAGGGTTATTAAAGGCACTTGTTAGGATGTCCTCCAGAAGAGAAGACTATTTACTCTTGAAGTTCTTGGTAATTGTAACGATAATTACTGGGCTTGTGGGAGTGCCCCTTTACCTTTTCGTCATCTCTTTACCAATTTTAGGGTTACCAATGACAGTACTAGGAGTAGTCTTATTAATTGACGGAATTGTAATCTACTTATCAAGGAACAATTATTTTCCTAGAAAAGGGTTACACGACTTGAAGTTAAGGGATATAATAATCGTTGGGATCGCACAAGGGTTGGCAGCTCTTCCCGGCGTCAGTAGATCTGGAATGACCACATCTGCGTTAATATTGTTAGGCGTAAAGCCAGAGGAAGCGTTTAAACTATCCTTTATTTCATTAATACCAGCCGCACTAGGTGCCATAGGTGTGACTGTACTTTTCAGCAAGCACGAGGTTTCACAAGCAGTTCACTCGGTAAGCCTATCTGGTTTGCTAATTTCAATCGTAGTTGCTACATTTGTTAGTATCTTCTTCATTAACGCGTTATTGAGATTTGCTAGGACGAATAAGGTAGTTGTACTCGTAATAATCTTGGGGATTATAGCGATCATTAGTGGAATCTTAAGCAGTATTGCATAA